TTAGGTCCTTCTCGGTTTTAAAAATCTTGTATTTGCTGCCGTGGGTCAGCTCCTTATTATTATCCTTCGTCCAGTATGCGGTGATGTTGCGGGGGTACGATCGATACTGTATGATGATATTAATCGGCCGTGCTATTTTGTCTTCGTGGAGTCTATATTCGATTTTGGGTAATTTGTTCTCGTCACTCAGAGTCAAAAAATCTGGGACAATGGAGTTTTGTAGCGGTACGCCGCTTTCGATGGACGATTCGGCAACCGCTGCACAATGTaatcgaagatgaagatgacaTATCTCGGTCCATAAAAAATGACACAGTAAATCGCATAAACACGAATATATTATTCACACAAGATTAAAGTTCAAATAACGAATAGACAAAACAACTATAACAAACAGCTAGTCATTTAAACGATCCAGTGAGTTACTTATCACGCATAAGGGTACTTTGTACAGTTGATATAAGGTTATTATTTAGTTGCACAAGGTTTAGTAGAACAAAGGTGCAACTGACAATTAATCAAACCCGGAACCACCACTTTGTACGAgcgtgaatcaaatataaacgagactttatttttagcaaatttatttttagtttaaacgcacaaaatgttttttttttatttttcgacaTAATCCcctgattccgaaacacattttttccaGCGGATGGgcagctttttaatatatttcttgtagaaagatgttggtcgtgtttgctgCCAATTGGGCAAATGAGGTTTTATCCTCAgtatcattgttgaatcttttgtctcCCAAAATTTCCTTGAGAGAGATAAACACATGAAAGCCACAGGGTAACAGGTCAGGACTGTAACGGGAGTGTTCCAATTTTTCTCACCTCAGTTGCTCCATGCAAGTTGGATCTCACTTAAATCATTACAAGAATCGttcgcattaattgtcctgtagtgatacgACATCTGTCATTCTCAGTAAGCCGTCTAAAGGATTAAATGTTATGCGTTCTTAGGCTGGTGCGAGGTCTGCGGTTGTGGCTCTCATATTCAACACGATTACGACCCAAAAAGATTTTTTAAGCTATGCAACCACTCACGCTCACGACAGTGTTTCTTTCCGGAGGTATGCAGTCGATCTCCTCAAGATTTCGATCAGTTTTACGCCTTCTACGGCGAGaaacttaattaaaatattttgcgcaaatgacgaaggtacctcatgcAGAAAAATTATTACTGTGGACACTGGGAGCGTCAAGGAAGCGATCCGGGGCGCTTTTCAtattcctgacaaaccaacccTACAACTCaaaaagcgagaacgttctatcttgatttttgtgaccgtaggacgaaaagtctcgaTTGATTCATCCTCGTAATTAGAATCGTGAAAAGTTTTCTAAATCGTGTGTCGTTCGTGTGTGAAAGTATGTTCCAAAACGCAGTACGGGAAGGACTGTTGAGAGCCCCGTATGAAAGTAGAACACTAGCTGCATACGCAGAATAGTTGGCTGAATTCTACGGACTGACACTACGGATACATGCTAGATAGCAAGAATATGAACAACCTGAAGAAAACATCTATGTTTTGAGCACataaaaggaaacggaaatgaagaacgaggaagaaaattattattttcaacAAACATTTAGCGGCAATTAACATTGAAAAGCGATAAGAAAAGATCGAGCTAGAGACGACAGAACAGAAGTGCAAAACATAGATAGTATAGAGAGTAACTACTCGGTTAGGTAATGGAGTTTTATGTTTGTATCTGTCTTCGCGCTCATCTGTACTAGTTTCAAAACCAATAATTTCGCATGATGATTCTTCATACACCACTTGCAGAATCCAGCTGACATTCGTATTATGGAGCAACCGGCATTTTACCCATGTTAAATAACAGTATCATCGGATTCGGACTGATTATATGTGTTACCGATAGTCCCGATATCGGTAACGGGATTATCGGTAGGGCTCGTGCGCAGCCGTAAGAGGCTCTCCTGCGCGTACCTGTGCGTACGCGCAGGAGGGCACATTATTAGAAAATGATAAGGAAAACAGTGTTAAGCAAGCAGCCGCGAACAGCGGACTGTTttatgagctgctgcttcatttgagtaatcaaataaaatagaGCTTCATGAAACCGAAGTTCGCGCTTCtttgcatttcattgcaaTATGCATGCGGCGATAAAAGCGCATGAAACATAAGAACTCTTCGTCCACTTATACATATCTGGTATAACTATCCGGTGGATTGTGAGTCTACGGCACTATGCCATCACAAACCCACCGTAAGTTATTAAGAAAACTACATGTCCTTTCAATTCGGAACATACTAACGGAACACATATTTATACTAATCAAAGCTCTCTGATCTTATTTTGATTTTGCAGGAAATGATTAGAACTATTATGGACGTGAGTTGGATAGGAGATATGTATCTAATGCCATGTTACCTGTCACAAACGAGGCTTGTCGAAACACTGATAGAATGACGATGCTCGTAAACACTAATATCACAGTCGCTGTTCTACCCATCATGGTGCTAATATAATTCTCTAATTTGCACTGCTCCTCTTCTGGTTCTCCTCCACGGCACTATGCACTGGCCGTGGCAACTGCTGGAATATTTTCTTGTCACTCAACACCAACAGTAGCGCTATGAGGAACAAGACTTTGTTTGAACATCACGATTAGTGTTGTGTTGCTTTCTGGACTTTTACTCATAATTGTTTATATCTCCGAACACACCCTTCAGTTAGGCAACGTGTTCGTCTCGAATTTCCATTTAATATATCTAAACTGCTTAGAGAACCTTTCTTTGGGGACTGTTGTCTCACGTAAAATCTTAGATTAAGAGACTAGTGCAATAAGATCATTTGAAATAAGATTCGTAGCCCTTCGAGTGCTCACATCTACTAAGCGCTAGCTTTTGAGCAATAAACGATTAAGCCCAATTGAAAACACCGAAGTAAAAAAATACGCACACGTCCCCCATCACGCACTGCATTTCCGGCATGTTTGAGCAAAAATTAGAGAACTGTACATTCCCCAGTTCGATACGATAATATGTCGCAACGGTTCATCTATGATAGACAATAAATAACTGTCAGaatgttaaaaaataactCCTTACGCGTGTGCATCGAATTTGTTGATGGCTGATTATGAAATAAACTTATTCACCACCTATGCTGTCCTTTGAAGGCCACTGATCATGGCGTGTGGAAAGTATCCTGATAGCAAGAGTGGCTCTCTGAACTGTAGTTAAACCATTATAACACCTGCAGCACGAAAAACAAGATACTAACTGGACTAACAGTTGCAGAAGACTGAGATGACCCAGCTAACTAACGCAGACTTCTGCTGGCAAGCTGCTTTCTAGCGCAATGTATGCATTAACAGCTAGGCTGGGGAATAGTTAGAAATTTGCAATGTTCCATAAATACAGATATTGATACTTATTTCACATTCCAATTCTGGCGTATTCGGCACGCACGGTATCATTTCTTTACAAGCAAAATTCCAGCCGCTACCGCCATTGCGAGATTTGCACGAATTAGCACGATGAAAGTTTACTTTATTTACACGCATTCTAATGCAACGGGCGTACTCAGATTGGTAACGCGAATGTATCGAAGGGTCAACGATGACGACTTCGGCACCAGGAGACGGCGAAATCGGGTACCTGCCGTGCCTCAACTTTCGCAGAATGAAAACCTCGAATGGTACGAAGATGCCTCTCATCTACCGACGGAGTTTGCTTACCTACTGGTGAGTAGCTCAAATCGGTTGCTTTTTTTGTAAAGAAATACAAATCGGTAAGGGATGACGAGTTTTTCGCCGTTAATGACTCTGTCCATCATCATGTAGCTAGTAAATTTTTAGCTTGGTGCGCACCAGGAACGCAATATGAAAGGGTTATTAAAAGATTCTGCCAAATGATACCAAACTAGTTGAACAAAGTAAGTCAATAGTGATCGATCTTTCCCGTCAGATGGACACTCATAGCTACCAGCAACACCATAACCCTGATGACTAGCGGTTGATGGAGTGGAGATTGCGGTGGTAATggatgagcagcagctttgGCACCGACCAAACGTCAGGGGTCAGAAGGCTTACTTGATCCTTGGCGACCGTATGTGTGATTGCAGACACGATCCCTATAAGGATCCTCATTGCGGGAGGCCGGGTTCGCTACGAGAGTCATTGTACGATTGGCTTTGGCGGCGGGACGAAGTGAAGGCGACGTTTAAACAGTGGCAACGATAATGAGACAAAGGCGAGACGCGTGCTGCGCACATATAGTTGCAGCTTTACGTCCGGGTGTGTTGACTTACAGGGAACAATTAAGTGATCCTATCTATCTGATAATGCTGCTAGCGTTTAAATTGTTCCTCGGGCGCATGCGCATATGCTGACAATATGACCTTCGCCAACAACAATTGCTCGTCGACGAATCTTTATGTACGCATATCGTTCCACTTCCCAAGAAGATGGACTACTGTTTTAATAATCGTTCCATATTTTCTGTCTGGTACGTATGTAGGAAAGTCGGTGAACAACTTTCACATCTTTAGAGCAGCTAGCAGCTAGCCGATATGCTCCTgccacaaataaaaaaacatagtGTCGTATTGACATAAAAACCAATAAGCAGCAATGCTATAAAAACACCTTTACACTAttgaggagaaaaaaatatagcTGAACACATTTAAATCCAACATACATGTAAATCACATGAATATTTTCAAATGAACAAATTtaagggaaaaaaaatctttggAATCCTGAATGATTGACCAGATCTGAATGATTGAGCAAAATAAAAGTACTTTCAGTTAACGGTAAACAGAGGTTAGGGTTAACTAACAGATCAATTAAATTGTTTCGTCGTAATTCTAGGTACATAAAAGATGTTTAGTTTACCTCAATGCAATCCATGTTCAAACGCTAATAAAGTTCAGAGCCGTTTCAAAAATTTCATTGCTTTTATTGGTGCATGCAATGTTGATAGGGAAATCAAGTTTCCAAATAATCATGGTTTCGTTGCTCGTTTGTTCATTGATTTGTTTCAGACATGAGAAACAATTGCGACATTTCTACATTTTGCGAACCACATCTCACCATGTGTATAAATTATGATAACCTCCGGCATTGACAAAACCTTCGGAAGTCGTTTTTTCGGTACAACATTGTTCTAATAAGTTCACGACCTGCATACACAATGCGGATTTCATATTATACTTCTGTTGAAACAGAAGCTGTTAGCAACAAGCTCGCTGAAATGAATGAACTTTACAAGTGTTTTCTTAAATACATTAAACAaatctttgtttgtttattttgattttatcCATAATAATTAAGAGATGAAATTCTATAGTACATTGTTTTGCGGCCAATGCGCAGTCATCTAGCTCTTCGTTGGACAACTCAGAGAGAAAGTGAGTACACTAACACAGCACGCACAACTGTAAAGTTTGTTATAAAAATAGTGTCCAGTTCTCTTCCATTTGTTACGTCCTGAAATGCTGTGCGTCTTGTCTGCCTCGGGTGACTATTACTGTAACTGCCACTAGCATCGCTTCTCGTCTACCGTACTCAACGCGATATAACCGGGATTACTGATGGCATCCTGACTAGCGCTCGATAGCTCATCTTTGCTACCAACGCCCCGCATCGCAGGACCTTTGCTAGTCTTGAGGTTTATGTACTCCGGTTCGGGGTTGTGTTTGCTAGTGCGTTCCCTCGGTTTGGGGCTGATGGCTTCCTGTTCTCCATCCGAGTAAAACCCATTGGCTACCGCCGAAAGACGATTGGTATCCAGCATTGGTATTTCCTCCGGGAGCCCCTTCTTCTTGTGTCGTTTGCTGCCATTGGGTGGACTAGTATCGAGATTGTTGCGAATGGTAGGAGAATGGCGTTCGCTGCTGAAGTTAGCGAAATCGAACTGACTGTCGTCTGAGTCCGACTTTGCTCCCGACATTTTGAGATAGTCTTTATCTTTGCGTATTTCGGAGACTAAAAGCAATTGAAAGTTAATTGAAATGATAATTGGACAAAGATGGAAGGAATTGTGATGCAGCCAAATTACTTACTGGGAGGCAAAGGTAGGATTATACCGTTAACGTAGTTTGGTGCAGAGGGGGCCAACTCCTCTGGTGGTCCTAGATTGGCCAAATAGTCCGTCTCGCCTCGTTCAATTTTCTCGGCATTCATCGCCAAATAAGGCTCGTTGAGTTCCATGTAGTGCTGCAATGCAATGAGATCGTTAGCGTGTGTGATTGACGAGATTCGACAAATCGCAGCGTTGCTACTTACATCTCGCATCTCATCTGGAAGCATGGCATTAAATCGGCTCTTAAGATCTTGGAACGTTGGTCGCGAGTCTGGCTTGACGTTCCAGCAGTTCAACATAATGTCATAAATGTCTTGGTTCGAAAATTGTGGTTTATCCATTCGGTACCCATCGCGCAGCTTGTTGTAGAGCTCCTGGTTTGCCTCCATGCCCGGATATGGAACCTTGCCGAGGGAGAACAGTTCCCAGAGGACGATGCCATAGGCCCACACATCGGAGTATGTGCTGAACACGTTGTCGCTGATGCACTCGAGGGCTAGCCACTTGAATGGTAACGGTGCCTCGCCTTTCTTCTTGTAGTTATCGCTCTTGTACATCGAGCGTGCCAATCCAAAGTCACAAATTTTGACCACGTTATCTTCGCACAAGAGAATGTTACGTGCAGCCAGATCACCGTGAAGTACCTTGCGTGATGCTAGGTACTCCATACCCGCAGCAATCTGTGAGGCCCAGCAAACCAGGTCCGTTGTATTGACTGTCCTTACTGGACCCTTAAAGTCCATCCGATAGCTCGTACGCCAAAGTGGTTCATTCGAGTTGATCGAGTTCAGATCTTCCACTGCAAATACGAAATACGCATGAGGTTAAACGTTTTTGGTGTATTGAGAAAAGGTTTGCTAATGAATCGGTTTCCTTACCTTCAATCGATGTTAGAGCCGTGGCTTCAGTGTTGCAACTATCGATCATACCCATGTTCTGCATTCCTGAGTGGCGCATGTAGCCCTTAGAGTTGAGTTGTTTCTTCGGATCGGCGTAAGGTTGAGTTGTCCCGCTGATGTGATTATGATAGAAAGCAGTCGGATGTTGAAGAggatgatggttgatgttgtttgtggAAAACGAGAGATTTATGTACTTCAAGCCTTGGCTACATTACCGAAACACGGTTAACAGACCCAGTGAGTGTGATTAGTgatccaccaaccacccagcAAGCATTACccatacaaacacatacaaggataaacgaaacacaaacgaaaaacacagacacaattCCAATGAGGATTTCCCAGTTCCGGTATGAGGTTAGGTAACACACGTTGGTACGCATTACGGATTACGGAGCATTACGCATGGACAGAAGACCACACAGAGCGCATAGGatgaaacaagaaaaatggATAGCAGAAGATAGAAATAGGAATCAGAAATTCAAAGTTTCATTAGTAGATGAGATTAAGAATGAATTGATAAGATGACTATGTTGTTAAGATGGTATTAGGTGATTAGTCCAGTGCTTTATAAAGGCTGTAGAGTGATGTTAGCTGTAATTCGATCACTGGATGCATGTAGGTCGTAGGTAATCTTAGTGACAGTGAATTGCGAATATCAGATTCAGTTGAGTGTACCATGCTTGCAGTGTTGGGGAACCAGTTGCCTTACCTATTGTATTGGTAACCGCATTTAGACCACCTTAGTTCGTTCTTCTCGATCGTCGGATCGATCTCCCCCGTTTCCTGATTGATTTGATCGATAAAGTGTGGTCGGCTTTTAAGTaggaaattttgaacattacCAAATGGACAGTACTCTACGATAACCATGAGTTCGCCTGTAAAAAGTGGACACGAAATCCATTTTACTATAGATGGTGTGTTAAGGCACAGGAATCTTGAACTTACGTTTGGCAATGTTCTTGGTGACGGCTCCGAGCAGATTGACCACATTAAGGTGCTGTCCCAGGTGGACCATGATCTTGAGTTCCGAAATCAATGCTCGCATTACCTCGTTGTCCGTTTGTTTCTTCACCATCTTCACCGCGACAATTGTTTCATCTTCGTTCACCATGATACCGGTGGCCGTCGCTTTCATAACCACACCGAATGCCCCGGTTCCGAGCTGCTTTCCGAGCTTGAGCCGGTCTCTCGGGAACTCGTATTCCGAGTTGTAGGGAAGTAGATCAGCTTGTTCGTCGAGCGCAACGTCGGGGTTGTAGCACCCCAGATTACCTTCCTCAAAATTGGCTAAACCGGCTGCCTTCATGGCCTTcacctccttcttttttttgcagtaGAACAACGAAATGAGGACAATCGCTAtaatcagcagtagcagcagcgcaacgatGGCATAGATAAGGGTCTTCTTCACCACAGCAGCTAGAAATGCGATTGAatgagagaaatagagagcatACGTTAATCATCCATTGAACTGATGTGTATCCCGGCATTATGAATGAAGCTTACTGCGGACATCAACATTCCaggattttatgattttgccTTCCTTATTCTCTGCCCTACACTCATACAACCCGAGCTCATCTGGTTTCATATATTCGTAGGTGAGAACCGTTCTGGTAAGGTGAATGCGTGAGTtatttttctctatttctagTGGCATGTTATCCTTAAACCATGTTATTTCGGGCTCAGGCGTTCCAATGACATCGCAATCAAAAACAATGATAGATGTTGTGTCGACAGTCATACTCTGCTCCTCGCTCTCCGACAATAACTTCGGAGCCACCGGAACTAGCACGTCCATGTAAGTGGTGTTACTTTCCGTCGCCCCATCGATGGTCTTTACGTAGCAAGAGATTTCACCAGATTGTTCACGTGCTACGTTATCGATCGTCAGCCGAGCTTCCCAGGCGAACGATTTGGCTGAGTAGGTAACAACGACTCCATCATGTTCGTGTAGTTCCTTTCCATTGTGCGTGAAGATGATTTCTTTGGTGTAGTTGTAGACAAGCGCCGAGCAAACGTACGTTACTGTATCGCCGACGGTTACAATCTCCTTAGGGTGTACCCGCTCCATAACGATCGGCTCGGGTAGACCGCTCACCAGCAGATCGGTCTGTAAggtttcgcttccttcagTGTTGGTCGCCTTACAGTACACGATTCCTGGCTGATTGGCGATAATTCTGTAGGTGCGGGATGATGCGATCGAGGTTTCTTTTTCACTGCGGGCAGTCTATCAAGCCGTTATCAGAggcgaaaacaaacagaagagAGGACAGTAAGTTCGATTTATCTTTTTGATGTAGTTGCGAAAGTCATAGACAAGGTCATAAGTATATTTCTTAGATATCTATagaatgaaacataaaaagagtaaaaaaagaagaaggctGCAAAGATAAGCTCATGAGAGCGTCTTACCGTTCTGGGCGTGTGCTCCGAAACGATATCCGGGCTCGAGGACTAGAGAAACGAGTAGGGGAAACGCATGTGTTAGCACAAAGCATAAGATAAGCGTAAATGTTTAGAGTTAGGAAAATACACTGACACTAATCACCACAAAGACCGTCATTGAGGCAAAGCCATGCACTTCGTGGCATCCAGCAAAGTCCTTCATTTACCTACCTGTACGTCCTGGCGCTTGGAAAATGCTTGTGCTGAGCATTAGAATTACAAATCTACTTGTTAGAGTTAGTGGTTTAGAGTATGATCTAGAATTTTTCCCTGAATGATCGTCTAATGTTTTGGGTGGATTTTTTCCACATGCTAGTTACTTCAAGTAGTTAATGTTACGTGGCAATGTTAGAGGCCGACGCCAACGACATAACGaattcgcacacacaaacacatctcTTAACTAAGTTATAAGAACAGAAGCATGGAGCACAATTGATCCATTTTCATACTTACATCCCATTTAGCCGATGCCGAGCTAGCCATCCTGGAACAGTTTCGCCACGGCTCCTCCAGGCATGGTTTAAACATGAAGGATATCACTGGTACCGGATAGCCAATGCTACGGCACATGAAATCAACTGTTTCACCCGGCTTCACGAACTTGGGCTCATCAAGATGTGCGATCGGTTTCTCTGAAATAAAAAGAATCATGCATTTAGTATTCCCAATTGGACATCGGAAGGATGATTTGCTGTTCAAAGCTTACCGTGAACGTAAACAGGCATATTGTAAAGAGAATGAGTCGAGCCAGCCGTCGCCATTACGGTGTACATTCCGGTATCGTAAACCGTGGGATCGTTGATCGTCAGTTTTAGGTACTTGTCGGTTTTAAAAATCTGGTATTTGCTGTCGTGGGTGGTCTCGGTCAGCTCCTTATCATTATCCTTCGTCCAGTATGCGGTGATGTTGCGGGGGTACGATCGATAGTGTATGACGATTTCGATCGGTTTTGCTATACCCTCAGTGGGCCGTTTAGCATTGATCGCCGTTAATCGGTTCTCCTCGGTCAGCATCACGTAGTCATCACTCGTTTCTCGGACGTGTAGCTTGAAGTTATGGTAATTTGTGTGGCCCTTATCATTGGATACCTCGCAACGGTATGTTCCTTTGTCCTCGAGCGTAGCCGCGTCGATCGTAAGCATCTGCGTGGCGATTTCCCGATGCGGTCGTTCAGGGTGCTGTTTCAGTATCAGATGCCCTAGTTTGATTCTTGAATTCTGCAATATGGTGTACATGTGAAGACAGATTGAACCATGAATTGTATAGAAAGGCTTACCATTGCGGCATTTTGATTGTTCGGTGGGACTTTCCATTCCATAGAAAGTAATACTCCTGCTCGAATATCCACGGTGCATACTAGTCTAATGGGTTTTCCCAACGGTACATGATCTGAAGTATCACTCTCGATGGTGGGTTTTGGCAGATATTCGGCAGCGGCTGCACAAGGTAATGGAAGATGAAATTATAAGTCACGCGAATGTCTGAATAAAAAggacacactaacacacacaaacacgaataTATTCACACATTATAGACATGATTAAAGTTAAACTAATGAATAGACAATACGACTATAATAAACAACAAGCCATCCAAAACATGCAGTGAGTTGCTTATCACGCTAAAGGGTACTTTTTACAGTTGAGGTAAGGTTATTGTTTAGTTGCCAACATAAACACTTAATTACATTCACACTTTCATTAGCGAAAACCTTATGCATGCCACTAAAAACAAGAAACTGTGTGTCAGCAAATAAAAGAAACTCTATCGTTTTGCTAAATTGTATCGATatcaaacagcaacagttactggtaaaacataaaacggtTTGTAATTAGCCAACTATCCTAGAGCTCCGGTTCATGGCGCAGTCAAGGAGTAATGAACCGTGTACTGGATGGACAAGCCCAAGCTCTCGTGCTCGAAAGCAGGGTTAAGTAATATTTTATCGTTACGCTCAATAGGCCACTCCCTACTGCGGACAATTTTGTTGCACACGAAAGTATCCTTTCCACTCGCGAACGTTAACGCCATGAGCTATTAACTAGTTTTACTAACTGGTTGCAATTGATCACACCAATTAGCTTCAGCCGGAAAAAATGAATTCTACTGCAGGAGATGTGTTTAAGTGGCCATTCCGAATGACAAGGACAGTTATTCGCGCAAATTCATTTGAACTGCTGCTTCGATGTAACGAAGTTAACTACATGCACATTGGAGTAGGTTTCGCGTAATTTTAGGGTAGATTGAGAGTGTAACATACCAAAAGGAAGGGTAACGGATGCATCTTACGTTCTCTCTATGAAGTGTGAATGAAAAGAAAGTATGACAAAACCAACACATGGaaggtgatcgatcgatcggtggagtACGATAGCGATCTCTGATCCTGCATATAGGATGGTTCTTGGAGATCTTGCACATCGGTGGGTTAATATCGGGACAAACGAAACATACCCAGTACCAGTTACTGAGGATTGGTGCAACCAAAAGTGAGAGAAGTGTGAATTAGTGAAGCCCGGAGACGTACCACCGGTAGAGGCccgccaaaccaaaccaaaccaactctACTATAAGCCTACCCAGCCGCCCTTTTCATGTGTGCCCGGTTAGAATTGTAGCGTAATGCCATTTGTCGAGTGGCGAAAGATAGTGGCATAATTTAGGTTCCTCATACCTTCTTCAGAATCATCTGAGCACCGCAACGGTAGTAGGAGCAACAAGCACGTTATTCGAATTTTCCGAAGAGACGCGTTTAAttcagttttgaaaaatgggTAAGAGAAAGGGAATTGGATGATATTAGATTCTCTGTGGATGATGTCTTATCATTAAGGAACAAGGTACAGCCGACAAACTAATCAAACCCGGAACCACCACTTTGCAATTAGAATCGTGAAAAGTCGTCAAAAGCGTGTATCGTTCGTGTGTGCGCAGGATTGAAAGTATGTTCCAAGACGCAGAAAGGGGAGGACTATTGAGAGCTGCGAATGATGGTAGAACACTAGCTGCATACGCAGGATAGTTGGCTGAATGTTACGGACTGACACTACGGATACATGCTAGATAGCAAGAATATGAAAAACCTGAAGAAAACATCTATGTTTTGAGCACataaaaggaaacggaaatgaagaacgaggaagaaaattattattttcaacAAACATTTAGCGGCAATTAACATTGAAAAGCGATAGAAAAAGATCGAGCAAGAGACGACAGAACAGAGGTGCAAGACATAGATAGTATAGAGAGTAATTACGTGGATATGGAACAAGTGAGGAGCCTCTCCCAGTGTGTTGGGCATGAGCGATGGTTGGTGTAGTGGAACGGGTTGTAGATTGGTTTCTTTCATCgctatcatcgtcatcaacaacaataatgtTCGCGGCAACCGTACTACTTTCATTGGCAATGCTCTGCTCTCCGCTAGTTTCTAACGAAGAATTGTCATATATAACCGCATCGTTTATGATTGTTTCATTGGCAGATTCTTCGCCACCATTAACAGAGGGTTGCAAATCTGCAGCCACAGAGCGTTTCTGTTGCAATTTCATAACAATTGGCTCAGAATTGTTATAAAACTCCAC
The sequence above is a segment of the Anopheles darlingi chromosome 2, idAnoDarlMG_H_01, whole genome shotgun sequence genome. Coding sequences within it:
- the LOC125960222 gene encoding vascular endothelial growth factor receptor 1-like isoform X3 encodes the protein MMGRTATVILVFTSIVILSVFRQASFVTAEEDELYPEDHADSIAHDAPEIDTSGEQVVLEFGVSWNVTCKSSSPIMWIPYETSYHWVPPDVTTIDFRTEDPDKPYGTMLMIKSASAAVVGRYYCVNRSMYDEDNEDELDELVVADHASTLYVYVDDKEQPLVPVNVPAFRVNQYDAFVIPCKPSHPATEVELHKDMDGELVEEYLFSSTQGYKLHFNRLEDGGSYYCRQRGNNAHLIEFGITVNEHYDSEEAAAEYLPKPTIESDTSDHVPLGKPIRLVCTVDIRAGVLLSMEWKVPPNNQNAAMNSRIKLGHLILKQHPERPHREIATQMLTIDAATLEDKGTYRCEVSNDKGHTNYHNFKLHVRETSDDYVMLTEENRLTAINAKRPTEGIAKPIEIVIHYRSYPRNITAYWTKDNDKELTETTHDSKYQIFKTDKYLKLTINDPTVYDTGMYTVMATAGSTHSLYNMPVYVHEKPIAHLDEPKFVKPGETVDFMCRSIGYPVPVISFMFKPCLEEPWRNCSRMASSASAKWDTARSEKETSIASSRTYRIIANQPGIVYCKATNTEGSETLQTDLLVSGLPEPIVMERVHPKEIVTVGDTVTYVCSALVYNYTKEIIFTHNGKELHEHDGVVVTYSAKSFAWEARLTIDNVAREQSGEISCYVKTIDGATESNTTYMDVLVPVAPKLLSESEEQSMTVDTTSIIVFDCDVIGTPEPEITWFKDNMPLEIEKNNSRIHLTRTVLTYEYMKPDELGLYECRAENKEGKIIKSWNVDVRTAVVKKTLIYAIVALLLLLIIAIVLISLFYCKKKKEVKAMKAAGLANFEEGNLGCYNPDVALDEQADLLPYNSEYEFPRDRLKLGKQLGTGAFGVVMKATATGIMVNEDETIVAVKMVKKQTDNEVMRALISELKIMVHLGQHLNVVNLLGAVTKNIAKRELMVIVEYCPFGNVQNFLLKSRPHFIDQINQETGEIDPTIEKNELRWSKCGYQYNSQGLKYINLSFSTNNINHHPLQHPTAFYHNHISGTTQPYADPKKQLNSKGYMRHSGMQNMGMIDSCNTEATALTSIEVEDLNSINSNEPLWRTSYRMDFKGPVRTVNTTDLVCWASQIAAGMEYLASRKVLHGDLAARNILLCEDNVVKICDFGLARSMYKSDNYKKKGEAPLPFKWLALECISDNVFSTYSDVWAYGIVLWELFSLGKVPYPGMEANQELYNKLRDGYRMDKPQFSNQDIYDIMLNCWNVKPDSRPTFQDLKSRFNAMLPDEMRDHYMELNEPYLAMNAEKIERGETDYLANLGPPEELAPSAPNYVNGIILPLPPISEIRKDKDYLKMSGAKSDSDDSQFDFANFSSERHSPTIRNNLDTSPPNGSKRHKKKGLPEEIPMLDTNRLSAVANGFYSDGEQEAISPKPRERTSKHNPEPEYINLKTSKGPAMRGVGSKDELSSASQDAISNPGYIALSTVDEKRC